One genomic window of Planctomycetota bacterium includes the following:
- a CDS encoding DUF2237 domain-containing protein yields the protein MRPDDVNLRPTAKNVLGGPLAVCGTDPKTGFYRDGCCETGPQDVGSHTVCAVVTEEFLAFTASRGNDLSTPRPEFRFPGLKPGDRWCLCSGRWREADEAGVAPPVVLEATHERALRAVDLDRLEANRVEA from the coding sequence ATGCGACCCGATGACGTCAACCTGCGACCGACCGCCAAGAACGTCCTCGGCGGACCACTCGCGGTCTGCGGAACCGACCCGAAGACCGGCTTCTACCGCGACGGCTGCTGCGAGACCGGCCCGCAGGACGTCGGCAGCCACACCGTCTGTGCCGTCGTGACCGAAGAGTTCCTCGCTTTCACCGCCTCACGCGGCAACGACCTGTCAACGCCTCGCCCGGAGTTTCGATTTCCAGGGCTCAAGCCGGGCGACCGCTGGTGCCTGTGCAGCGGGCGATGGCGCGAGGCGGACGAGGCGGGCGTCGCTCCGCCCGTGGTGCTGGAGGCAACGCACGAGCGTGCACTCCGGGCCGTCGATCTCGACAGGTTGGAGGCAAATCGCGTCGAGGCGTAA